A genomic window from Rhizobium sp. 007 includes:
- a CDS encoding sulfite exporter TauE/SafE family protein codes for MRRVLLTLIGCAQSASVSVVSEHAVFHTACSAAAGRSVSVWRRTRFANFASHAIKGHVWWRCAAVFCALGAVGGSSLGKAMDGDRLIFFFGIVMVVVGALMLEPRKALAVDCRPVDLRMCLATAAVALAAGAASGFSGIGGGFLIMPGLMLATGMPMINAIGTSLLSVGAFGLATALNYASSGLVDWWLAAEFIGGGIVGGVFGMLLATRLSAYTNILNRLFAALIFMVAAYILYRNWGTVVPG; via the coding sequence ATGCGCCGAGTCCTTCTGACTTTGATCGGTTGCGCGCAGTCCGCATCGGTATCGGTGGTTTCCGAGCATGCGGTCTTCCATACGGCTTGTTCGGCGGCAGCCGGTCGGTCAGTCTCAGTCTGGCGGCGAACGCGTTTCGCAAATTTTGCCAGCCACGCGATCAAGGGTCACGTATGGTGGCGCTGCGCGGCCGTCTTCTGCGCACTCGGCGCCGTCGGCGGTTCCAGCCTCGGCAAGGCGATGGACGGAGATCGCCTGATCTTTTTCTTCGGGATCGTGATGGTGGTCGTTGGCGCTCTGATGCTGGAACCCCGGAAGGCGTTGGCCGTCGATTGCCGCCCGGTCGACCTCAGGATGTGCCTCGCCACCGCGGCCGTGGCACTCGCCGCCGGCGCTGCATCCGGTTTCTCCGGGATCGGCGGGGGCTTCCTGATCATGCCCGGCCTCATGCTGGCGACGGGCATGCCGATGATCAACGCGATCGGCACATCTCTCCTCTCCGTCGGTGCGTTCGGACTGGCGACCGCCCTGAACTATGCCAGTTCAGGCCTTGTGGACTGGTGGCTTGCCGCCGAGTTCATCGGCGGCGGCATTGTCGGCGGCGTTTTTGGCATGCTGCTCGCGACGCGGCTCAGCGCGTACACGAACATCCTCAACCGCCTGTTCGCAGCGCTCATCTTCATGGTTGCTGCTTACATCTTGTATCGCAACTGGGGGACGGTGGTGCCGGGCTAA
- a CDS encoding lysozyme inhibitor LprI family protein encodes MKYLDPQQIIEWKERHGKPRRGSDLVSQISELAKAWEARPPGETFIGDHVVVRLATILEVFVRSMVGQMVDSSEEAFTERSRLLVKDLKLDFIFADGIERQKFSPGDIVAHAISLSSVDAIMKVLTALLPNAKEELRTSHRRWTEDQERFPLEPIIKDIDATMRLLSGIFMARHILVHELSGQRPYGDEDVANFCSAAAAFIEACDWITVKHIEGTLPFTQTQMTMDAVQNLQAAEDEVASLLATIREIPGINLQLLEESQAAWEEFCKRDAAFFASFAEDGTLHPMLVAEWRQALAEERAESLEEFIESRESL; translated from the coding sequence ATGAAATATCTCGACCCGCAGCAAATCATCGAGTGGAAGGAGCGCCACGGGAAGCCGCGGCGGGGATCGGATCTTGTTTCCCAGATCTCCGAACTGGCTAAAGCCTGGGAGGCCAGGCCCCCGGGCGAAACTTTCATCGGCGACCATGTGGTAGTCAGGCTTGCGACCATCCTCGAAGTATTCGTGCGATCCATGGTCGGACAAATGGTCGACTCCAGCGAAGAGGCTTTCACCGAAAGGTCGAGGCTGCTGGTCAAGGATCTGAAACTGGACTTCATCTTCGCCGACGGCATCGAGAGGCAAAAGTTCAGCCCTGGCGACATCGTCGCGCACGCGATCAGCCTGAGCAGCGTGGACGCCATCATGAAAGTTCTGACGGCCTTGCTGCCGAACGCCAAGGAGGAGCTTCGGACATCCCATCGACGTTGGACGGAGGATCAGGAACGCTTTCCGCTGGAGCCGATAATCAAAGACATCGACGCAACTATGCGCCTGTTGAGCGGGATCTTCATGGCCCGGCACATCCTGGTGCACGAACTCTCGGGGCAAAGGCCCTACGGGGACGAGGACGTCGCCAACTTCTGCAGCGCGGCCGCGGCTTTTATCGAAGCCTGCGACTGGATTACCGTCAAGCATATCGAGGGCACGCTTCCATTCACGCAGACGCAGATGACAATGGACGCTGTCCAAAATCTTCAAGCCGCCGAGGATGAGGTCGCCTCCCTGCTGGCAACCATCCGTGAAATTCCGGGTATCAATCTCCAACTGTTGGAAGAGAGCCAGGCTGCGTGGGAAGAATTCTGCAAGCGCGACGCGGCGTTCTTTGCCTCCTTCGCCGAAGATGGAACGCTTCACCCCATGCTGGTGGCGGAATGGCGACAGGCGCTTGCCGAAGAGCGTGCGGAAAGCCTCGAAGAATTCATCGAAAGTCGCGAGAGCCTGTGA
- a CDS encoding universal stress protein has product MSIRTVLSILTSKYFDEDLEAAVEFCGASGAHLSAVVICMGASPMMGEYNSLSTVWLEERQREIEELVKKAEEIKAYLSRTDLSYDVQDVYTEYAFAREDIAERALYADVVLVGRQACKDEELQKRVMDGALFQTPTPVIINRGRRPLSSTSKSIVLAWDSSDEASRAARQALDLLKMADCVYVTMVDPVSRERVNGEEPGADIASFLSRHGVKVQVDRVASGGNRADEILRQHATDVNADLVVMGAYNHPRWQQTLFGGVTRNMIEQSSMPIFMAH; this is encoded by the coding sequence ATGTCCATTCGCACGGTATTGAGCATTCTGACTTCCAAATATTTCGACGAAGACCTGGAGGCCGCCGTGGAGTTTTGCGGAGCCTCCGGAGCGCATCTCAGCGCGGTCGTGATCTGCATGGGCGCGTCGCCGATGATGGGAGAATACAACTCCCTGTCGACCGTCTGGCTCGAAGAACGCCAGCGCGAAATCGAAGAGCTCGTCAAGAAAGCCGAAGAGATCAAGGCATACCTTTCGCGCACCGACCTGTCCTACGACGTGCAGGACGTCTATACGGAATATGCTTTTGCGCGGGAGGATATTGCAGAACGGGCGCTCTATGCCGACGTCGTTCTCGTCGGCCGCCAAGCGTGCAAGGACGAGGAACTGCAGAAACGGGTCATGGATGGCGCTCTGTTCCAGACGCCGACGCCGGTCATCATCAACCGCGGACGGCGGCCGCTCTCTTCAACTTCAAAATCGATCGTACTGGCGTGGGATTCGAGCGACGAGGCGTCGCGTGCCGCAAGGCAGGCCCTAGATCTGTTGAAGATGGCTGACTGCGTCTACGTGACGATGGTCGATCCAGTCTCGCGAGAGCGGGTGAATGGAGAAGAACCAGGCGCCGACATCGCGAGCTTCCTCTCCCGTCACGGTGTCAAGGTTCAGGTGGATCGTGTGGCCAGCGGCGGAAACAGGGCTGACGAGATCTTGAGGCAGCATGCGACGGATGTGAATGCCGACTTGGTCGTCATGGGCGCATACAATCACCCTCGCTGGCAGCAGACGCTCTTCGGAGGCGTGACGCGCAACATGATCGAGCAAAGCAGCATGCCAATATTCATGGCGCATTGA
- a CDS encoding EF-hand domain-containing protein: MGTTIANVILLAAAIAVSSAGLALAQTSGADPHHPANSAQATQPSGMEDTTAQGQGAMPGGSGMMQPGMMGQGQCNTMPGGMQCMMMQPGAAGGMPMQPGMMGGMPTMGVRGSMMKIMSAIADTDGDGALSFEEVTAIHRRIFGSVDANKDGKVTPEEMQTFWGP, translated from the coding sequence ATGGGAACGACAATTGCAAATGTTATCCTGCTGGCCGCGGCGATCGCCGTCAGCAGTGCAGGGCTCGCCCTTGCGCAGACGAGTGGGGCGGATCCCCATCATCCTGCGAACTCGGCGCAGGCGACCCAGCCGTCGGGAATGGAGGACACGACCGCGCAAGGCCAGGGCGCAATGCCGGGCGGATCAGGCATGATGCAGCCCGGCATGATGGGACAAGGCCAATGCAATACGATGCCAGGCGGAATGCAGTGCATGATGATGCAGCCAGGCGCAGCCGGGGGCATGCCGATGCAGCCCGGCATGATGGGGGGCATGCCGACGATGGGTGTGCGCGGATCCATGATGAAGATCATGTCCGCAATCGCCGACACCGACGGGGATGGCGCGCTGTCCTTCGAGGAGGTGACGGCGATCCACAGGCGGATCTTCGGTAGCGTGGACGCCAACAAGGACGGCAAGGTCACGCCCGAAGAAATGCAGACGTTCTGGGGACCGTAG
- a CDS encoding HAD-IC family P-type ATPase has protein sequence MMNLTAQTPTPATPKANGLTSVEAEERLAALGPNTLPEPEPPSPLKVFLVQFRNPIIYILLLASALSFATGRIEDALFILVVLLINASIGTYQEYSADRAAAALRKLEQPSARVIRDGVACRIEAKRLVVGDLVLLESGDRIPADLALVDASDLRCDESLLTGESMPVPKGRTVEGSSDENRNSLLLLAGSLVTRGRAKGVVTATGPATMLGSIAVELGRASSSQPPLVARLAKFTNALAVFVGLAALVLVLAGFLRGLPLHDLVMMSVGLAVSAVPEGLPIAISVALAVSMRRMAARNVIVRSMPAVEALGSTTMIATDKTGTLTSNVQTVTEIRLPDGTDIALDAHADLDRCEIRASGLDGDLVRERARRLLRAALLANEGTLVRRDNLWVAAGDTVDVALLAAGRKAGLGQEELNDRYPLAARIAYEPEHKYAASFHHGSDRIHVFVKGASEVLIEMADRMDVAGRAVEIDRASLLAQKEEMAARCLRVLAFAEGEVGATLAGSLGHGHLVDLVFLGLAGLQDPVRPEVPNAMKECRAAGVEVVMVTGDDPRTAAAIARDAGLSFHASQVVSGHDIDEAARAGDQRLDEITRGARIYARVQPAQKSAIVGSLIRNGHIVAVTGDGVNDGPALKKAHVGVAMGLRGTEVAKESADLVVTDDNFASIVTGIAEGRAAYRNIRKVVLMTVATGAAEVLLFMLALPFGLPMPLLPVQLLWLNLVTNGIQDVALAGGRPEGDELAGPPRSPLEPILDRTMIRRVVQSTVVIGGAAFLAFQWMVAHGYGVPEARNITLLIFVLFENVQTLACSSERRSIFSIDILRNRFLLLSVLAAQTIHISAMYIPWLSRTLGLSPITPLEWGLSMLVASSLVLVSELDKFFSRKRRDRSSRVA, from the coding sequence ATCATGAATCTCACGGCGCAGACACCCACCCCCGCGACGCCTAAGGCGAACGGACTGACGAGCGTCGAGGCCGAGGAACGCCTTGCCGCGCTCGGACCAAACACGTTGCCCGAGCCTGAGCCGCCATCGCCGCTGAAGGTATTCCTCGTTCAATTTCGCAACCCGATCATCTACATTCTTTTGCTGGCCTCGGCGCTCTCGTTTGCGACCGGCAGGATCGAAGACGCCCTGTTCATTCTCGTCGTGCTTCTGATCAATGCCTCCATCGGCACGTATCAGGAGTATTCTGCGGATCGAGCTGCCGCAGCCCTTCGAAAGCTCGAGCAGCCGTCGGCCAGGGTCATCCGGGATGGCGTGGCTTGCAGGATCGAGGCCAAGCGGCTGGTCGTGGGCGATCTCGTTCTTCTGGAATCCGGCGACAGAATCCCTGCCGATCTGGCGCTTGTCGATGCAAGTGACCTCCGGTGCGACGAGTCGCTTCTGACCGGCGAGTCGATGCCAGTCCCCAAGGGGCGGACGGTCGAAGGCTCGTCGGATGAAAACCGCAATTCCTTGCTGTTGCTCGCAGGTTCCCTGGTGACGCGCGGGCGAGCTAAAGGCGTTGTGACCGCTACGGGCCCCGCGACGATGCTTGGCAGCATCGCCGTCGAGTTGGGAAGAGCCAGCTCGTCGCAGCCCCCGCTCGTCGCCCGTCTAGCGAAGTTCACGAACGCGCTCGCGGTTTTCGTAGGATTGGCAGCATTGGTGCTGGTGCTAGCAGGCTTCCTGCGGGGCCTCCCTTTGCACGATCTTGTCATGATGTCCGTAGGTCTGGCAGTGAGCGCTGTTCCGGAAGGGCTTCCGATCGCCATCTCCGTCGCGCTTGCCGTCAGCATGCGGCGGATGGCCGCCCGCAACGTCATCGTCCGAAGCATGCCGGCCGTGGAGGCTCTAGGTTCGACAACGATGATCGCCACGGACAAGACGGGGACATTGACCAGCAACGTGCAGACGGTGACCGAAATTCGCCTGCCGGACGGCACGGACATCGCCCTGGACGCCCATGCCGATCTCGACAGGTGCGAGATCAGGGCGAGCGGCCTGGACGGCGACCTGGTCCGCGAGAGGGCGCGCAGGCTGCTACGCGCTGCACTGCTCGCAAACGAAGGAACCCTCGTTCGCCGGGACAACCTCTGGGTCGCCGCCGGAGACACGGTCGACGTGGCGCTTCTTGCAGCGGGGCGAAAGGCGGGGCTGGGACAGGAAGAGCTGAACGACCGATACCCGCTGGCTGCAAGGATCGCCTACGAGCCCGAGCACAAATACGCTGCATCTTTCCACCACGGCAGCGATCGGATCCATGTCTTCGTCAAGGGGGCGTCGGAGGTGCTCATCGAGATGGCGGATCGAATGGACGTCGCGGGCCGCGCCGTCGAGATCGACCGCGCGTCGCTTTTGGCGCAGAAGGAAGAAATGGCCGCTCGATGCCTCAGGGTGCTCGCCTTCGCCGAAGGAGAGGTCGGCGCGACGCTCGCCGGAAGTCTCGGACACGGTCACCTTGTCGATCTCGTGTTCTTGGGGCTGGCAGGACTGCAGGACCCGGTCCGGCCCGAAGTGCCGAACGCTATGAAAGAATGCCGCGCGGCGGGCGTGGAGGTCGTGATGGTGACCGGGGACGACCCGCGGACCGCTGCCGCAATCGCCAGAGATGCCGGTTTGAGCTTTCACGCCAGCCAGGTGGTTTCGGGCCACGACATCGATGAAGCTGCACGAGCGGGCGACCAACGCCTGGACGAGATCACGAGAGGAGCTCGCATCTATGCCCGCGTGCAGCCGGCGCAGAAATCGGCGATCGTCGGATCCCTGATCCGCAACGGCCACATCGTCGCCGTCACGGGAGACGGCGTGAACGACGGTCCGGCTTTGAAGAAGGCGCATGTCGGTGTCGCGATGGGGCTCAGGGGAACCGAGGTGGCGAAGGAAAGCGCCGATCTCGTGGTCACGGACGACAATTTTGCATCCATCGTCACGGGGATCGCCGAAGGCCGGGCGGCCTATCGCAACATCCGCAAGGTGGTGCTGATGACGGTCGCAACGGGCGCCGCCGAGGTCCTGCTCTTCATGCTCGCGCTGCCGTTCGGCCTGCCCATGCCGCTCCTCCCTGTTCAGCTCTTATGGCTCAATCTCGTGACAAACGGCATCCAGGACGTTGCCCTTGCGGGCGGAAGGCCGGAAGGAGACGAGCTGGCGGGGCCGCCGCGTTCTCCGCTCGAGCCCATCCTCGACCGGACGATGATCCGGCGCGTCGTCCAATCGACGGTCGTCATCGGCGGGGCAGCGTTCCTCGCCTTCCAGTGGATGGTTGCGCATGGATATGGCGTTCCCGAAGCCCGCAACATAACGCTTCTCATCTTCGTGCTGTTCGAGAACGTCCAGACTCTGGCATGCTCCTCCGAAAGACGATCGATATTCTCCATCGATATCCTTCGAAACCGCTTCCTGCTCCTCAGCGTGCTCGCCGCCCAGACGATCCACATCTCTGCGATGTACATACCCTGGCTCAGCAGAACTCTTGGCCTTTCGCCCATCACTCCGCTTGAATGGGGTCTCAGCATGCTGGTGGCGAGCTCCCTCGTTCTCGTGAGCGAACTCGACAAGTTCTTCTCCCGGAAACGCCGCGATCGTTCATCCCGTGTTGCTTGA
- a CDS encoding Ku protein yields MAPRYYWKGYLKLSLVTCPVAMTPATSESEKVRFHTLNKATGNRVVSQYVDSVTGKPVKDENEAKGYARGENDYVILTDDDLDRVALDTVKTIDIEKFVPADSIEWTYLEKAHYLMPDDPVGNEAFAVIRDAMKADKVFGVSKLVMGRRERAVILEPRDEGIVLWSLRFGDEVRPEDSYFEDIDEDADPDIVPLVQKLIKQRSAHWSPEMASDPIQTSLLKLIEEKRKALKPKKVAKGKPAEFTPKSNVVNIMDALRKSLEADLNGRKAG; encoded by the coding sequence ATGGCCCCTCGCTACTATTGGAAAGGGTATCTGAAGCTATCGCTGGTCACGTGCCCCGTTGCGATGACCCCGGCCACTTCGGAATCCGAGAAGGTTCGCTTCCACACGCTGAACAAGGCGACCGGGAACCGAGTGGTTTCGCAGTACGTCGACTCCGTGACCGGCAAGCCAGTCAAGGACGAGAACGAGGCCAAGGGCTACGCGCGCGGCGAGAACGACTATGTCATCCTGACGGACGACGATCTCGACCGGGTCGCACTGGACACCGTGAAGACGATCGACATCGAGAAGTTTGTGCCCGCCGACTCAATCGAGTGGACCTATCTCGAGAAGGCCCATTACCTCATGCCTGACGACCCGGTTGGCAATGAGGCGTTCGCCGTCATCCGCGATGCCATGAAGGCGGACAAGGTATTTGGCGTCTCGAAGCTGGTGATGGGCCGCCGCGAACGCGCCGTCATCCTGGAACCGCGCGATGAAGGCATCGTTCTTTGGAGCCTGCGGTTTGGCGACGAGGTGCGGCCAGAGGATTCGTACTTCGAAGATATAGACGAAGATGCGGATCCCGACATCGTTCCTCTCGTGCAGAAGCTCATCAAGCAGAGGTCGGCGCACTGGTCGCCGGAAATGGCCAGCGATCCGATCCAGACCAGCCTACTCAAGCTCATTGAGGAGAAGAGGAAGGCGCTGAAGCCGAAGAAGGTGGCGAAGGGCAAGCCGGCCGAGTTCACACCGAAATCCAACGTCGTCAACATCATGGACGCTCTCCGGAAGAGCCTCGAAGCCGATCTCAATGGTAGGAAGGCAGGGTGA
- a CDS encoding Ku protein, with product MASGHRAQWKGFLRFGEVSCGVALYTAASTSERITFNTINAKTGNRVNRVFIDSETEERVEREAQTKGFEIDNGQYIIIDPEEVAATIPQSNKTLEVQAFIPCSEIDDIFFDKPYYLTPDKMNADAFVALREAMKNSKVAAIARAVLFRRVRTVLIRPHGKGLIATTLNYDYEVRSSKKAFEEMPKLKIEGEMLDLAKHIISTKRGEFDPATFDDRYEAALAELVKAKLEGKVLPKPKKVEISKPNDLLAALRESAGILKAGAAADNKPKRTAANANKGTGRERAARGVASKAASSGAAPRRKAS from the coding sequence ATGGCATCGGGACATCGCGCGCAGTGGAAGGGCTTCTTACGGTTTGGCGAGGTAAGCTGCGGCGTGGCGCTCTACACAGCCGCGAGTACATCCGAGCGCATCACGTTCAATACGATCAATGCGAAGACAGGCAACCGGGTCAACCGCGTGTTCATCGACAGCGAGACCGAAGAGCGCGTGGAGCGCGAGGCACAGACGAAGGGCTTCGAGATCGACAACGGGCAATACATCATTATCGATCCCGAGGAAGTGGCCGCGACCATCCCGCAAAGCAACAAGACGCTCGAAGTGCAGGCGTTCATCCCCTGCAGCGAGATCGACGACATTTTCTTCGACAAGCCGTACTACCTCACACCGGACAAGATGAACGCCGACGCCTTCGTCGCCCTCCGCGAGGCCATGAAGAATTCCAAGGTCGCGGCAATCGCGCGTGCCGTCCTCTTCCGGCGAGTCCGGACGGTGCTCATTCGCCCGCACGGCAAGGGGTTGATCGCCACCACGCTTAACTACGACTACGAAGTTCGCTCCTCGAAAAAGGCTTTCGAAGAGATGCCGAAGCTGAAGATCGAAGGCGAGATGCTCGACCTCGCAAAGCACATCATTTCGACGAAGAGAGGCGAGTTCGACCCGGCCACATTTGACGACCGCTACGAAGCCGCCTTGGCCGAGCTCGTGAAGGCGAAGTTGGAAGGCAAGGTGCTTCCGAAGCCGAAGAAGGTCGAGATTTCGAAGCCGAACGATCTGTTGGCCGCCCTTCGCGAGAGCGCCGGGATTCTCAAGGCTGGCGCGGCCGCAGACAACAAACCGAAACGCACCGCCGCCAACGCCAACAAAGGCACTGGTCGGGAGCGCGCCGCGCGCGGAGTGGCCTCGAAGGCCGCCTCGTCCGGAGCTGCTCCGCGTCGCAAGGCAAGCTAA